From one Ignavibacteria bacterium genomic stretch:
- a CDS encoding T9SS type A sorting domain-containing protein, whose protein sequence is MKARLLLTNIFLWSVLLLIASWQGAGAQNYVTIPGTPGGQQRTNYFYEYNYPNLTQYIFGYYAYYDYYNRGYDEFIILAADMKRAGLCAGPLAGLGMQFVSMPKEYQGSMRIFAKSIGSTYLHQYKSVPGGYPYYYTHCIQKVGGVIKPQTGAVEVMNTSSWSLPVIGEGDSTWIDYPFNGSEFVWDGTSNICIGMLNCRPTNITLNGQYATYMITEVNPPAPGNYVGYPPWFQAFTYYFYSQTDCNYLMYNTFPYMYWYQYNPNYQYGYRYFRPLVRLAIKSGVTQSYPDDIDPRRILRAGDVYKGQDANHPKPSLTFYEQPNQQFTITYKIVGPLPSTNTVYTATWGGAPSYTFTGSSSGEKQITMTGATGLYANADGSLNLTYATGGSYRVEATVNSGSCGLQSWYKSFIVAFQNDVAMSQIRSPQPVPKKNPLNVTTPLSCQIQNVGLDDVTEVDLTVVIRTYPGGQKVYEGSTTWEGVLETGARASVDFTGAPFVPTAVGRYSAEYCATLKNAYDLQTGNDCLPLAGQTHIFEVNYNQEGAADAITIPASGKEYYANRPFQPAGQIRNNGILDGSNWPVLMEIFRLPGMQKVYSEQIVLQSVDATAPQNFATAVFPLFTPDQGGSYRACMTLKTNDPEPANDQVCYDFTVQGNMEGKYTIGMLNGGKSNNYATIDQAVSDLYRRGVSGPVTFELTDESYTLNSNVNTGGVALDLTGYISGMSGTNTVTFRPSLERSLTRGSIEITLNSTNGIGVLFGQNLSPTNQQALGREFPTVRAYSNSAGNFIFDGGSQKSIRITLNATTPFRAPFYLGDGSQSIKLRNMIIGNAAGTSPSYANSLPRVLFTNGQFTFEADQRSVGGVSYTYSGGIVDRNKVPVGITGNNSERLDTTAGSGNEYSGNEISGFGYGIVSLGIGTLLKGGVNEFRPYYSTGTQINHNVIYDVGRAGIAAGYQDKLQVKGNRIYGVGSSSEVAGKDGAAVQGAPAADDAMGILLGGVNQYNVQNAVVSGNEISGIRGTYMSRGIVIEQVRNAYQSVSASGGMYYAPSSAERTLVTGNTVWGLSRGSTMGNLGGIHLLTGRNGASLETPASADYFTRGDTVANNTVVMTDDKVQSTSSMIAGIAIQHGNGTVVVNNAIAMLGSSTASKSVHAGLLYQGTMFRNQKVNTWYLGSGAPAALVSNYNAYYTPQSSVAYMMEISAGSEVVWEGTPDEFLTMDQWRNWTGQDISSVTGNFVSEFEYQGVAPAQKLRVKITPQPPIGSVLNDRGIRLSSVKTDIDGQTRGAAGLGYDIGADEFDGRSYVSDLESIDILSPKSYKASSGITSDAEYIMTAAPVDVSARIRNNGGLPRTGADIRVRIWLESPVSNNNNLSVPQWNANPVVDRTYKLDLNSGASADITFGIQGFTPQTYQQLPTYAVPGRFSAMSLNVTPRYRVEVTTPNDQNNANNSVSKVLRFFIKRALTSIIVSGRNVGTVLGVGSSSNEVAARLNSDSLLKGLNDLGFYNNPAGMMFSYDVMDRSAWEPRAVDYTIYRTLFWSHDQNGFSISERNDLRNFVAAGTSRDKKNLAVGSQEPTRKHIGNSIAADENFVHTVLRAAHQAPGTPLTPNYDGKKIVGRGIARNTEETISKTSYAGDASPQPALVKLYSDGTTPGIALASYSYKKGDRSTTDSIAGSATASLTSNRVFLGVDWRHYGRTGAFTGVERVLRGVIDFFETNGGTVVPVELLSFDARGRGSDADVFWSTASEQNADHFAVERRRADDVTAGDAAAWSTVATVAAAGSSTERRDYSIVDRDLSSGLYQYRLVSADRDGSQSRSGIVEVLIGSDGTLLSIESVQPNPVRTTAVVTLQLADAGTADIAVVDMQGKTVARLYSGTLPQGVSTVDLPAAPLASGTYTVVATVNGQTVTTTISIVK, encoded by the coding sequence ATGAAGGCACGCTTGTTACTCACAAACATATTTCTGTGGTCAGTGCTACTGCTGATAGCAAGCTGGCAGGGGGCTGGGGCGCAGAACTACGTAACCATACCGGGTACTCCCGGTGGGCAGCAGCGCACGAACTATTTCTATGAGTACAATTATCCAAATTTGACGCAGTACATCTTTGGATACTATGCATACTATGATTATTACAATCGTGGGTATGACGAGTTCATCATTCTTGCTGCAGACATGAAAAGGGCAGGACTGTGTGCCGGACCGCTTGCCGGTCTCGGGATGCAGTTTGTAAGTATGCCCAAGGAATACCAAGGCTCGATGCGGATTTTTGCCAAGTCTATTGGTTCAACCTATTTGCACCAATATAAATCCGTGCCTGGTGGGTATCCGTATTACTACACACACTGTATTCAAAAGGTGGGCGGCGTTATTAAGCCGCAGACCGGTGCAGTAGAAGTCATGAATACCAGCAGTTGGAGTCTTCCGGTAATTGGCGAAGGTGACTCGACCTGGATTGATTATCCGTTCAATGGGAGTGAGTTCGTCTGGGACGGAACCAGCAACATTTGCATTGGTATGCTTAACTGCCGTCCTACCAACATAACCCTGAACGGTCAGTATGCCACATACATGATCACCGAGGTTAACCCACCCGCTCCCGGTAACTATGTGGGATACCCGCCGTGGTTCCAGGCATTCACATATTACTTTTACAGCCAGACAGATTGTAACTATCTCATGTACAATACCTTCCCGTATATGTACTGGTATCAGTACAACCCGAACTACCAGTACGGCTATCGCTATTTCCGACCGCTGGTGCGTCTTGCCATTAAATCGGGCGTGACCCAGTCGTACCCTGATGACATCGACCCACGCCGTATTCTGCGTGCGGGTGATGTGTACAAGGGTCAGGACGCAAATCATCCGAAGCCGTCGCTCACGTTTTATGAGCAACCCAATCAGCAATTCACCATTACGTATAAAATAGTTGGACCACTTCCCAGCACGAACACGGTGTACACCGCAACATGGGGTGGTGCGCCATCATATACATTTACCGGCTCGAGTTCCGGTGAGAAGCAGATCACGATGACCGGTGCTACCGGTTTGTATGCCAATGCCGATGGTTCTTTAAACCTCACCTATGCCACCGGTGGCAGCTACCGCGTGGAAGCCACGGTGAACTCGGGATCCTGCGGCCTGCAGTCATGGTATAAATCGTTCATCGTAGCGTTCCAGAATGACGTTGCGATGTCGCAGATCCGCTCGCCACAGCCAGTACCAAAGAAGAACCCGCTGAATGTGACCACACCGCTGTCGTGTCAGATTCAGAACGTTGGTCTTGATGACGTGACCGAGGTGGACCTGACGGTTGTTATCCGTACCTATCCCGGTGGGCAGAAGGTCTATGAAGGCAGCACCACCTGGGAAGGAGTTCTTGAAACCGGAGCACGCGCCAGTGTGGACTTCACGGGCGCCCCGTTTGTGCCGACGGCTGTGGGACGCTATAGCGCCGAGTACTGTGCCACTCTTAAAAATGCGTACGATCTCCAGACCGGCAACGACTGTCTGCCACTTGCCGGCCAGACCCACATCTTTGAAGTCAACTACAACCAGGAGGGTGCTGCCGACGCCATTACGATACCGGCCTCCGGCAAGGAATACTACGCCAACCGTCCGTTCCAGCCAGCCGGCCAGATCCGCAACAACGGTATTCTTGACGGCTCGAACTGGCCGGTGCTGATGGAGATTTTCCGTCTGCCGGGCATGCAGAAAGTGTACAGCGAGCAGATTGTCCTGCAGTCGGTGGACGCTACGGCACCGCAGAACTTTGCCACGGCAGTATTTCCGCTGTTCACGCCTGACCAGGGTGGCAGCTACCGTGCCTGTATGACGCTGAAGACCAACGACCCCGAGCCTGCAAATGACCAGGTGTGCTATGACTTTACGGTTCAGGGCAACATGGAGGGCAAGTACACCATTGGTATGCTGAACGGTGGCAAATCAAACAACTATGCAACCATCGACCAGGCTGTCAGTGACCTGTACCGCCGTGGCGTGTCGGGTCCTGTTACCTTTGAGCTTACCGACGAATCGTACACACTTAACAGTAATGTGAACACCGGTGGTGTAGCTCTTGACCTGACGGGCTACATCTCGGGCATGAGCGGCACCAACACGGTCACGTTCCGTCCATCGCTGGAGCGGAGCCTGACGCGCGGCTCAATAGAGATCACGCTGAACTCCACCAACGGCATCGGCGTTCTGTTTGGCCAGAACCTTTCGCCCACCAACCAGCAGGCGTTGGGGCGTGAGTTCCCAACGGTGCGCGCCTACTCGAACTCGGCGGGCAACTTCATCTTTGACGGCGGCTCGCAGAAGTCCATCCGCATAACCTTAAATGCCACGACACCGTTCCGTGCCCCGTTCTATCTGGGCGACGGCTCGCAGTCCATCAAGCTCCGCAACATGATCATCGGCAATGCTGCAGGCACCTCGCCGAGCTATGCCAACTCGCTGCCGCGGGTGTTGTTTACCAACGGACAGTTCACCTTTGAAGCCGACCAGCGTTCTGTAGGCGGCGTTAGCTACACCTACTCGGGTGGTATCGTTGACCGTAACAAGGTACCGGTGGGCATCACGGGCAACAACTCTGAGCGTCTGGACACCACAGCCGGCAGCGGCAACGAATACAGCGGCAACGAGATCAGCGGCTTTGGCTACGGTATCGTCTCCTTAGGTATCGGCACGCTGCTCAAGGGCGGTGTCAACGAGTTTCGTCCGTACTACAGCACGGGCACCCAAATCAACCACAACGTGATCTATGATGTTGGCCGTGCCGGTATTGCCGCGGGCTATCAGGACAAGCTGCAGGTTAAGGGCAACCGCATCTACGGTGTGGGCAGCAGCTCTGAGGTTGCTGGCAAGGATGGCGCTGCGGTGCAGGGAGCCCCAGCCGCCGACGATGCCATGGGTATCCTCCTTGGCGGTGTTAACCAGTACAACGTGCAGAACGCCGTGGTCTCGGGCAACGAGATCAGCGGCATCCGTGGCACCTACATGAGCCGCGGCATCGTCATCGAGCAGGTGCGCAACGCCTACCAGTCGGTGTCGGCCTCCGGCGGGATGTACTACGCACCGTCGTCGGCCGAGCGTACGCTGGTGACGGGCAACACGGTCTGGGGTCTGTCACGGGGCAGCACCATGGGCAACCTTGGCGGCATCCACCTTCTGACGGGTCGCAACGGTGCCTCGCTGGAGACGCCGGCTTCTGCCGACTACTTCACGCGTGGAGACACGGTGGCCAACAACACGGTGGTGATGACCGATGACAAGGTGCAGAGCACCAGCAGCATGATTGCCGGCATTGCCATTCAGCACGGTAACGGTACCGTCGTGGTCAACAACGCCATCGCCATGCTGGGCTCCTCCACTGCCAGCAAGAGTGTCCATGCGGGTTTACTCTACCAGGGCACGATGTTCCGCAACCAGAAGGTTAACACATGGTATCTGGGCAGCGGCGCCCCTGCGGCCCTGGTGTCGAACTACAACGCCTACTATACGCCGCAGAGCTCGGTAGCCTACATGATGGAGATCAGCGCCGGCAGCGAAGTTGTCTGGGAAGGCACGCCGGACGAGTTTCTGACCATGGACCAGTGGCGTAACTGGACGGGTCAGGACATCAGCAGCGTTACGGGCAACTTTGTCAGTGAATTTGAATATCAGGGAGTCGCCCCGGCACAGAAACTGCGCGTGAAGATCACGCCGCAGCCGCCAATCGGCTCTGTTCTTAACGACCGCGGCATCCGCCTGTCATCGGTGAAGACCGACATTGACGGACAGACGCGCGGCGCCGCCGGCCTGGGCTACGACATAGGTGCCGATGAGTTTGACGGCCGGAGCTACGTCAGCGACCTTGAGAGCATCGACATTCTGAGTCCGAAGTCGTACAAGGCCAGCAGCGGCATCACCAGCGATGCCGAGTACATCATGACGGCCGCCCCTGTTGACGTCTCGGCACGCATCCGCAACAACGGCGGACTGCCGCGTACGGGTGCCGACATCCGTGTGCGCATCTGGCTGGAGAGCCCTGTGAGCAACAACAACAACCTGTCGGTGCCGCAGTGGAATGCCAATCCTGTTGTGGACCGTACCTACAAGCTGGATCTTAACAGCGGTGCCAGTGCCGACATTACCTTTGGCATCCAGGGCTTTACGCCGCAGACCTACCAGCAGTTGCCGACCTATGCTGTTCCGGGCCGTTTCAGTGCCATGAGCCTGAACGTAACGCCGCGCTACCGCGTAGAAGTTACCACGCCGAATGACCAGAACAATGCCAACAACAGCGTCAGCAAGGTGCTGCGCTTCTTCATCAAGCGTGCCCTTACCAGCATCATCGTCTCTGGCCGCAACGTTGGCACGGTGCTGGGCGTGGGGTCATCGTCCAACGAAGTTGCCGCCCGCCTCAACAGCGACAGTCTGCTGAAGGGCTTAAACGACCTTGGCTTCTACAACAACCCTGCGGGCATGATGTTCAGCTACGACGTCATGGACCGCTCGGCCTGGGAGCCGCGCGCCGTGGACTACACGATTTACCGCACGCTATTCTGGTCGCACGACCAGAACGGCTTCAGCATCAGCGAGCGTAACGACCTGCGCAACTTTGTAGCAGCCGGCACCTCGCGTGACAAGAAGAACCTGGCCGTAGGCAGTCAGGAGCCCACGCGGAAGCACATCGGCAACAGCATTGCCGCAGACGAGAACTTCGTGCACACGGTGCTGCGCGCCGCCCATCAGGCGCCGGGCACACCGCTGACGCCGAACTATGACGGCAAGAAGATCGTTGGTCGTGGCATCGCCCGCAACACCGAGGAGACCATCAGCAAGACGAGCTATGCCGGCGACGCCTCGCCGCAGCCGGCGCTTGTGAAGCTCTACTCTGACGGCACCACACCGGGCATAGCCCTGGCCTCGTACAGCTACAAAAAAGGTGACCGCAGCACCACCGACTCGATTGCCGGCAGTGCCACCGCCTCGCTGACCTCCAACAGAGTGTTCCTGGGCGTGGACTGGCGTCACTACGGTCGCACGGGTGCCTTCACGGGTGTGGAGCGTGTGCTTCGCGGCGTGATTGACTTCTTTGAAACCAACGGCGGCACGGTAGTGCCTGTGGAACTGCTGAGCTTTGACGCCCGTGGCCGCGGCAGCGATGCCGACGTGTTCTGGTCCACGGCCAGTGAGCAGAATGCCGACCACTTTGCCGTCGAGCGCCGTCGTGCCGACGATGTTACCGCCGGTGACGCCGCCGCCTGGAGCACGGTTGCCACCGTTGCCGCCGCCGGCAGCAGCACCGAGCGTCGTGACTACAGCATTGTGGACCGTGACCTCAGCAGTGGCCTCTACCAGTACCGCCTTGTGAGCGCCGACCGTGACGGCTCGCAGTCGCGCAGCGGCATCGTGGAAGTGCTTATAGGCTCTGACGGCACGCTGCTGAGCATCGAGAGCGTGCAGCCCAACCCCGTGCGGACCACCGCCGTGGTCACGCTGCAGCTTGCCGACGCCGGCACCGCCGACATCGCCGTGGTTGACATGCAGGGCAAGACCGTTGCCAGGCTCTACAGCGGCACCCTGCCGCAGGGCGTCAGCACGGTGGACCTCCCGGCAGCACCGCTGGCCAGCGGCACCTACACCGTGGTAGCCACCGTTAACGGTCAGACTGTCACAACCACCATCAGCATCGTTAAGTAA